From the Silurus meridionalis isolate SWU-2019-XX chromosome 5, ASM1480568v1, whole genome shotgun sequence genome, one window contains:
- the sesn4 gene encoding sestrin-3, with protein sequence MIICAQKMEYRIRTQCQRVRSQVMVSSDKDSSSPLCMKAPASRGHLDTVSQQMASHPQYLDSFLRTQHYILNLDGPLPHPYRHYIAIMAASRHHCNYLVSLHSSAFLREGGDQAWLDGLEFAPPRLQQLDHLNKVLAHQPWVTARTHIEALLKSGEQCWSLAELVQAVVLLAHCHALCSFVFGSEQDTQPGPRAPHGTPPGYCLCDAANGNATFPPRRRSLDSSCDLACLREGIRKSQEEKERKGNPSLQSYTLLHIDMDEDEEEEMCLTDPSRFVKDPNFGYQEFAQQEEDHFQVLWVQEYSWEDHGFSLVNRLYSDIGHLLDERFRSVASLPSPRNPDLKRAIWNYIHCNYGIRYDDYDYGEVNQLLERGLKLYIKAVACYPDSTKNLLCPLPSVSLKASEKVHVNLLVMEARLQAELLYALRAITQYMNA encoded by the exons ATGATCATCTGTGCGCAAAAAATGGAGTATCGCATTAGAACTCAGTGCCAGCGTGTCCGGAGTCAG GTGATGGTGAGCTCTGATAAAGACAGTTCATCACCGCTGTGCATGAAGGCTCCTGCCAGCAGGGGGCACCTGGATACAGTATCACAACAAATGGCCTCCCATCCTCAGTATTTAGACAGCTTCCTGCGCACACAGCACTACATCCTTAACTTGGATGGCCCTTTGCCCCATCCCTACCGCCACTACATAGCCATCATG GCTGCTTCACGGCATCACTGCAACTACCTTGTGTCTCTGCACTCATCTGCGTTCCTACGGGAGGGTGGAGACCAGGCGTGGCTAGACGGGCTAGAGTTTGCACCACCTCGCCTCCAGCAACTCGACCACTTAAACAAAGTGCTCGCTCACCAGCCCTGGGTCACTGCTCGCACTCACATTGAG GCTTTGCTGAAGTCAGGTGAGCAGTGCTGGTCTCTGGCTGAGCTGGTCCAGGCCGTAGTTTTGCTTGCTCACTGTCATGCACTATGCAGTTTCGTGTTTGGCTCAGAACAGGACACACAGCCCGGGCCGAGAGCGCCACATGGAACGCCCCCAGGCTACTGCCTCTGTGATGCTGCCAATGGCAACGCCACCTTCCCACCTCGCAGGAGG TCTCTAGACTCGAGCTGTGACCTGGCCTGCCTGCGAGAAGGAATCCGCAAGTcacaggaggagaaagagagaaaaggaaatcCAAGCCTACAGTCATACACTCTACTGCATATAG ACATGGAcgaggatgaggaagaagagATGTGTTTGACGGATCCCTCTCGCTTTGTCAAGGACCCTAATTTCGGCTACCAGGAATTTGCTCAGCAAGAAGAAGACCATTTCCAAGTATTGTGGGTGCAG gaATACTCGTGGGAGGACCATGGGTTTTCCTTGGTAAACCGACTCTATTCAGACATCGGGCACCTGCTAGACGAGCGGTTCCGCAGCGTAGCCTCCTTACCGTCCCCTCGCAATCCGGACCTCAAGAGAGCCATCTGGAACTACATCCATTGCAACTATGGAATTAG GTATGATGATTACGATTATGGAGAAGTGAACCAGCTGCTGGAACGTGGACTGAAGCTTTATATTAAGGCTGTGGCCTGCTATCCTGACTCCACTAAGAACCTCCTGTGCCCGCTTCCTTCAGTTTCTCTCAAAGCGTCAGAAAAG GTACATGTGAACCTGCTGGTGATGGAGGCACGGCTGCAGGCTGAACTGCTCTACGCTCTCAGAGCAATCACTCAGTACATGAATGCTTAG